A window from Sphingobacterium hotanense encodes these proteins:
- a CDS encoding cyanophycinase — protein MEPKGKLLLIGGAEERDGKLAAEQTLSDKKFEVLSHLLPSSKTQGRIEVVTCASQVPREISGTYQRTFDRIGFSNVGFLHADNRRGAAHKEWAKRLEQADTVFLTGGDQAKLATVLGGSQAWDTIEQKYKQEKGFVVAGTSAGAMVLSSTMILGGGTGESLLSQELKLGPGLGLLDHCVVDTHFVRRGRFARLAHALLLNPRYLGVGLGEDSALLIEQGYRATCLGTGMVVLMDASKVSDTNITEVDDQEAIFAIGLRGSLLIKGCRIDLNDRSLECITEKK, from the coding sequence ATGGAACCTAAGGGAAAATTATTGTTAATCGGCGGGGCGGAAGAACGCGATGGAAAGCTGGCCGCTGAGCAGACTCTCTCGGATAAGAAATTCGAGGTGTTGAGCCATTTACTACCCTCTTCAAAGACCCAAGGAAGGATCGAAGTGGTTACCTGCGCATCGCAGGTACCCCGCGAAATTTCAGGTACCTATCAGCGGACATTCGATAGGATCGGATTTTCGAATGTAGGATTTCTGCACGCAGATAACCGGCGGGGCGCCGCCCACAAGGAATGGGCAAAAAGACTTGAACAGGCCGATACCGTCTTCCTGACTGGCGGAGATCAAGCGAAATTAGCAACCGTACTGGGCGGTAGCCAAGCCTGGGATACCATTGAGCAAAAGTATAAACAGGAGAAAGGGTTTGTCGTTGCAGGAACCAGCGCAGGAGCGATGGTGTTATCCTCTACCATGATTTTAGGAGGCGGTACGGGTGAGAGTTTATTGAGTCAAGAATTAAAACTAGGTCCGGGTTTAGGTCTGCTAGATCATTGTGTTGTGGACACCCACTTTGTGCGAAGGGGTCGGTTCGCAAGATTAGCACATGCCTTGCTACTCAACCCGCGATATTTAGGGGTCGGCTTGGGCGAAGATTCTGCATTGCTGATCGAGCAAGGCTATCGAGCAACTTGTTTAGGCACTGGTATGGTGGTACTAATGGATGCATCCAAGGTTTCAGACACTAATATTACGGAAGTGGATGACCAGGAAGCAATTTTTGCTATCGGACTTAGAGGGAGTCTATTGATCAAAGGCTGCCGTATCGATCTCAATGATCGAAGTTTAGAATGCATTACCGAAAAAAAATGA
- a CDS encoding isoaspartyl peptidase/L-asparaginase, producing the protein MKARKISLVIHGGAGPDNEFIRSHREAYLDSLCSIFRCGYGALEEERSALYVVEHVVAMLEDNPLFNAGHGAALNAKGDIEMDASIMDGRTRTSGAVCGLSLVRNPIKAAELIRQKTDVLLVAGASADALAEKLELR; encoded by the coding sequence ATGAAAGCTAGAAAAATCTCTCTTGTCATACATGGCGGCGCCGGTCCGGACAATGAATTTATACGCTCCCATAGGGAAGCATACCTAGATTCGCTGTGTTCAATCTTTCGTTGCGGCTATGGCGCCCTGGAGGAAGAGCGCAGTGCACTCTACGTAGTCGAGCATGTTGTGGCTATGCTTGAGGATAATCCGCTTTTTAATGCAGGCCATGGAGCAGCATTAAATGCAAAAGGAGACATAGAGATGGATGCCTCTATCATGGATGGGCGCACACGGACTTCGGGTGCTGTCTGTGGCTTATCCTTAGTTCGCAATCCAATCAAAGCTGCAGAACTTATCAGACAGAAAACAGATGTTCTTTTAGTGGCCGGAGCCAGCGCGGACGCGCTCGCCGAGAAACTGGAGCTTCGGTAG
- a CDS encoding isoaspartyl peptidase/L-asparaginase, translating into MALGNRGTVGAVALDIGGNLAAGTSTGGITGKLPGRVSDSCIIGAGCYAANQSCAVSCTGDGEIMMREFSALSISQACCHAQYSLQMNCEAAVYRAREKSGDIGVIALNQKGETGIAFNSERMMRAWSDASGNVIAEIYWMSKSLLFSIIDMKVAVDAVQQFDLIQGSRV; encoded by the coding sequence ATAGCACTAGGGAATCGCGGCACGGTAGGAGCTGTTGCTCTGGATATCGGTGGAAATTTGGCGGCAGGGACCTCGACCGGCGGCATTACCGGTAAACTACCCGGCCGAGTAAGCGATAGCTGTATCATTGGCGCAGGTTGTTATGCAGCGAATCAAAGTTGCGCGGTATCCTGCACGGGTGACGGAGAGATCATGATGCGGGAGTTTTCCGCATTGAGCATTTCTCAGGCTTGCTGCCATGCTCAGTATTCGCTTCAAATGAATTGTGAAGCCGCGGTATATCGAGCGCGAGAGAAAAGCGGTGATATAGGTGTGATTGCGCTCAACCAAAAGGGAGAAACGGGAATCGCGTTCAACAGTGAGCGAATGATGAGAGCATGGAGCGATGCCTCTGGAAATGTCATAGCAGAGATTTATTGGATGTCTAAATCCCTTTTGTTTTCAATCATAGATATGAAAGTAGCTGTGGACGCAGTCCAACAATTCGATCTAATCCAAGGGAGCCGTGTTTAA